In the genome of Aequorivita sp. H23M31, the window CATAGAGTGTTTTCAGGTTTAACCCTTCGACTGCGCTAAGGGTGACATTTGTTGTGTAAAGATACTTTTTCTCTATTTGAATAAATAACCGGAATTTAGATTAAAGTGATAGAATGATTGATTTTTCCTTTTTGCCTTGCGGAAAATCCCTTTTGGCAGATAAAGCTTTGTCAATCCAAATAAGAGCATTTTTCTTATCATCAAGATTTTTATAAATCTGTGCAATGTGATAATATGCCCATTCCTTAGTCACACCATCTTCTAGGGTGTAGTTTGCCACATATTCCTTTAAGCAATCAATTCCGTACTGGGGCTCAAGATTATATTCCGCACAAATTCTTCCTATCTCATAATTTAGCTGATTTCTTTTATGGAGCTTAAAGGATTTAGCAGCAGTTTCTATTGCTTTTCCAGGTTGATGATTCTTTTCATATAAAGCAGCAAGTTTTTCATAGGTATGTGGAGATCCACCAACTTCAATTGCCTTTTTATAATAACGCTCGGCATCCTGAGGTCTATCGCATTCTTCAGCAACATAACCTTTGGCCAAGTATCCATCGACTGGCGAAATTTGACTAAGTTCCTTTGCATATTCTAAAGCCTTCTTCTCACTTCCACCCAGGATTCCTGGTAGGGCTATGTAGAATTCTATCAATGCCCATCGTGAATCTATATGCTGAGGATCTAATTTTGCGGCCGTTTGTAGTTGATGTTTTATGGGCCCGATATAACCCAGCGCACGGATTTTACTAATGGACATTGCTTTCATTCCCATTGCTGCTCCGTATTTAAAGTGAAAGTCAGCATTGGATTCTTCTTCATTGACCAAGTCTTTATAATACGAAATTGCCGTATCCCAATCCGCAGCGTAAGCGGCAATATCTCCTAAATATTCCTGTGTTTTTTTATCGTGCGGATTTTGTTTTAAGAAATTTTCAAAAATAGGTTTTGCCTGAACAAATTTCTTCTCTTTAAAATACTTTTCTGCCTGCTTATAGGAAGATTGTGCATTTGTACAGGGAGGAAAAATAAAGATAACTAGGGCAAGGAGAATAATTTTAGTTAGGCCCAAATGAAAAGGTCCCCCTCTGCCTTCGGCAACTCCACCCGACGGGGAGAAACAACTCATCCTATTATTTTTTGGGAAGTTCAATCCCTCTAATTTCTCTGCCACTAAATACTGCTACTGATTACTGATCATCCAGACGGTCCCCTTCTGCCATGGGCTTCTCCCCGAAAGGAGAGAAACAGCGGATTATACTAATTTTAGGAATTTCATTCTCTCAGATCTCTTACTCCCTACTGCCATTGAATACTGATTAACGGAATTACCGACAACCGATCACTTCTTCCCCGGTGGATATTTCTTTAAGATCTTCTCTATAATTGCGAGGTAATAAGCTTCTTTTTGTTCTGGAGTTGCTCTTTCTTTGAGTTCGCCATCGGCAACAGCTTGCCAAACTAGATCATCTTTTGACACATCGATAAAATCCATTGTCAATTGTTGATTGATAATTCTTCCACCTATTGGAATTCCACCGCTAACTCCAACTCCAACATTACTGCCCGAGCCACCGATCCCAATACCTAGTGTACTTCGGGAATTGGAAATATTTTCGCGTGCATAAAAATTTATATAGAGTTGCGGAGAATTGCTCTTTTCAAAGCCGCGTCCTTGAAATAGACTATCGGCAATTTGCATTATTCTGGAATCATCCAATTCTGTTAAACCCGAGTCTATGGAAGGATAAAAATTATAGGAGGTATATTTTGAAAAATCTACATTTTTGTCATAATCTACGGCTACGGAGGCGCCACAGGACACTAATAATAGTACCATACTTATTGTTGAAAGGAACTTCATCTGTCTAGAATTTTCAATAAAAATACATAAAAAAGCATTTTCGAATTAGACGATTATTATTGTTTTTCTTCGACTTACCGAGGAACCACTTATGCTACAAAAGCATTTCCTCTCCGATTACACTCGATAATCTCGATTCTAGCGGAGCATCTCCCATCCTTCGGCTCCGCTCGGGAGGCTCAGTTTTAATGGAGCATCTCCCAGAGTTTGTCCTTGAGCTCTGTGAGACCTTGATGGGCCACCGATGAAATAAATAAATAGGGGATACCTTTAAAGTCTTTGTCAAGCAGAACTTTCATTTCCGCCTTTAGCTCTTCATCTAGCATATCGCTTTTGCTAATGGCCACCAAACGCTCTTTGTCAAGCAATTCAGGATTATAACGTCGAAGTTCGTCAACGAGAATTTCATATTGTTCTTTAATATCCTGTGCATCAGCTGGAATAAGAAATAATAAAGTAGAATTTCTTTCAATATGACGTAAAAACCGATGGCCTATCCCCTTCCCTTCAGCGGCGCCTTCAATAATTCCAGGAATATCGGCCACAACAAAGGTTTGATGATTGCGATATTCCACAATACCCAAGTTGGGTTTTAGTGTTGTAAATTCGTAATTGTCAATCTTGGGCTTGGCGGCAGTAATAACGGAAAGTAAAGTGGACTTCCCTGCATTTGGAAATCCAACCAATCCAACATCTGCCAATATTTTTAGCTCCAGAATTATATCCAGTTCCACACCTTCCTCTCCTGGCTGGGCATAACGTGGGGTCTGATTGGTCGCAGTTTTGAAATGGGCATTGCCCATACCACCGCGTCCTCCTTTTACAATAACTTTTTGTTCGCCATCTTCGGTAAGTTCAAAAAGAATATCATTGGTTTCCTTATCCCGAACCACGGTACCTAATGGCACGTCGACATAAACGTCTGCACCATCGGCCCCAGTACTGGTTTGTTTTCCGCCTGATTCTCCGTGCTCTGCCCTAAAATGTTTTTTGAATTTAAGATGGTAAAGGGTCCAAAGATTTTTATCGGCTCTAATAATTACATGACCTCCTCTCCCTCCATCTCCACCGTCGGGACCTCCCTTGGGAATATATTTTTCCCTCCGCATATGACGACTTCCTTGACCTCCCTTACCGGAAGTGACATGGATCTTGACATAATCTACAAAATTACCTTCGGTCACCTTTTATTGTTTCTAATTTATTATTTCAAGTTTGACTGTGTGAAATTATAGACTATCTATTACTTTGCTTAATCGCCCAGTAATTTCCTCGATAGTTCCAACACCATCCACTCCGTAATATTTATTCAATTTTTGGTAATAATCCTTTAGAATAGCGGTTTCGTTATAATAGACCTTGATTCGATTTCGAATTATCTTTTCATCCGCGTCGTCTGCCCTACCGCTTGTTTTACCTCTATTTATCAAACGTTCTACCAACACTTCATCGTCCACTTCCAAAGCTACCATGGCATCTATTTGAGTGTCCTTATCCTCCATTAAGTAACCTAAGGCTTCGGCTTGGGCCTCCGTTCTTGGGAAACCATCAAAAATAAAACCATGCGCATCTGGGTTTTTGTCAACTTCATTGCTCAACATGTCAATGGTGATTTCATCCGGCACCAACTTGCCTTTTGCCATAAACGACTTTGCAAGATTTCCCAGCTCAGTCTCGTTTTTGATATTTTCGCGAAACACGTCTCCGGTGGAAATGTGAACGAGATTGTATTTTTCTTTCAGAAAATTAGCCTGGGTACCTTTTCCGGCGCCTGGAGGGCCAAATAAAATAATATTGGTCATGGTTGTGTTTTGAATTGTGGAAAACGAAGCGGTAAAAATACAAAAATTAAAAAGAGAGAAATATCTATTTCTGGCTTAAATAAAACGATGATTATAAATAAGTTCTTTGTTTCCGGTCAGAAAATAAAATTTTTTTCCAAAACAAAAGAAATTCACCAAGATTCTCCAATTCCGCAGTTCCCATTAATACTACTTTTTCATCCAAAAAGAATGTAAGCTCTTTTCGAATTAACATTTCCATATAAAAGTTAATTTTTAATTTAATTAAATTAGCCATTATGGACTATCAGGACCTTATTACTCTTGGAATTTCCTTTGGACTAGGTCTTCTGGTCGGACTTCAGCGTGAAAACACCAAACACGAAACCGCTGGTGTAAGAACATTTACCCTAATTGCTATTCTGGGAACAGTTGCAGGATTTCTTACCCGCGATTTCGACAATCCCTACATTCTTCCGGTTTTTGGAATCGCAATCACCGCCTTGATGATTACAGCAAACCTTGTTATCTCCAAAAGAGACGAAAATCCTACCGCGGGACAAACGACCGAGGTAGCGGTTCTATTAATTTTCGCTCTTGGCGCTTATCTGGTATTGGGAAATCAAATAATAGCCGTAATAATTGGCGGAACGCTTGCTATTCTTCTTTATATCAAGGAAAGACTTCATGAAATTATCCATAAGTTAAAGGATAAGGAATTAGGGGCCATTATGACATTCGTGGGAATTTCCTTGGTAATCCTACCAATCCTTCCGGATAAAACGTATGGTCCATTGGATGTTTTAAATCCGCGTAATATCTGGTTGATGGTTACATTGATCGTGGGCATCAGTGTTTTGGGATATTTTGTTTACAAATGGGTTGGCAAAAAAGCAGGAATGATATCCAACGGAATTTTGGGCGGGATTATTAGCAGCACAGCAACTACGGTTAGCTATGCCAGGAATGCCGCCAAAGAATCTACCTTAAGCAAAGTTTCCGCATTTGTAATTATTGCCTCGGTCACCGTTTCCCTTATCCGAGTAATAATCGAAATAGGGATCGTAGTACCGGAAAAACTTGGATCGTTGATGCTTCCGTTTGCACTATTGTTTTTATTTATGACCGTACTTTCCATTATTATATTTTATACCGTTTCAAAAGACAAAGCGCTTGAGGATATGCCCGAACCCAAGAACCCGGCACAATTCAAAAGTGCTTTCATCTTCGGTTTGTTATATGGCTTGATTTTATTGGCAGTTGCATTTACGGAAAAGGAATTTGGAAATGAAGGCCTTTATATAATTTCAATAATTGGAGGTCTGGCAAAAAAAGATGCCATCACACTTTCATTGGCCCAATCAATTAAAGGTGGATTGGCTACAGATTTGGGATGGAGATTGATTATGACGGGGGTTCTGGCCAATTTTGCTTTTAAGATCGTGCTGGTGGGCGTGCTGGGAAACAAAAAACTCCTAAAATGGGTAGGAGGAGCTTTGGTTATTTCTATAATATTTGGTCTATTACTAATCTGGCTATGGCCCGAAACCTGGAGTTTTTAAAATCGTTTCTTTGAAATGAAAATTCAAAATAGAGCTTTTTGAATCTAAAGCCAAACGATCGTCTATTTTCCGTGCACGCTATTTATTCTTTTGAATTTATCCGACTTCTTTCTTATATAAATTTCGTTTAATATTCCCTCCATTTGTTTAACTTGTTTCTCGATGAATCCATTTAGAAAAGATCCCTCCCAAATTATTCCTTTTAGAAGTTATGGCACTTCAAATCATCTATATGCCAAAGGAAGGGCATTGGAAGATGAAAATATAGACCTCTCAAAAAAAGGTTTTTTAACAATGCTGTGGATCGCCTATAAACGTTTTGGCACCGTTCTAATAAAACATACCGATCTGTTGTTGACCCTTCCGAATGGACAGAAAATAGAGATCAAAACTGATAACCAAGGATATTATCTGATTGACCAGACGATAAAGAGTTTATGGGAATTAGTTGATGCGGACGGCGTTCTATCTTATGAAATATCTTTTAATGACACTCGTCATAAAAAAAGAACATTCGGAGATAACAAGTTTAAGGGTGAGATTATGATTCCATCGGAAACGGCAAAATTCGGAGTAATCAGCGACATTGATGATACCATAATCCATACCGGACTCACTTCGCGATTTAAATGGCAAGTGATAAAAAATACCATTTTTAAAAGAGCCGAAAAACGGATACCGTTGGAAGGAGCAGCCGATTTTTACAATACACTCCATAACGGTAAATCGGGAAATGAATGCAATCCTATCTTTTATGTAAGCCACGGCCCTTGGAATCTCTATCGATATCTGGAATTATTTTTAAAAGCCAACAAATTTCCAAAGGGTGCTATCCTACTTCGGGATTTTGTAAATCCGTTGACGAAAAGATTTCATAAAACATCAGAAAGTGAGAAGCCCGAAAAACAAAAGGAGATTTTGAACATTTTGAAAACCTATCCAAAGCTCTGCTTTATTTTAATTGGCGATAGCGGAGAGCACGATCCGGATATTTACATCGAAATTGCTGAAGCTCATCCCGAACGTATTCTGGCTATTTATATGCGAAGTGTGAGCCACCGAAAAAAAATGATCCGGGTAAGAGGTCTTTTTAAAGAATATGAAACTGTCCCGGTTTTGTTGGTGGAAGACAGTAAGGCTGCTGTTGAACACGCAAAAGAAATGGGGTTTATTTAAAATCAGCCTTGGAACCACGAACCCCAGCCTGACACGATTTTTCACCGGGAACCGCTTCGCTAGACGAATCACGACTCTTTGAATCACGAGACACGATTTCTTTGAATCACGAAAAAATGATCGATAGAAAACAAAATAATTGTACTGTTAGAAGTTTATCCGAAAAACTAATTCATACTTTCTCTTTTCTAAGCTTTTGTTTTGTCTGACGGTAAGTTCATATAAGAATTCTGGAGCAAACCCGAAATCATTTGGCCATACAATTGTCCAATTATCCAAACTAAATTTCTTGAAATAATCCTTGTTTTTAAGTGGCTCAAAAACTTTTCTTGAATCATTTAAAATGGAACTTTCCAAATCTACGATCCCGCTTTCTCCATTATCAAAAAAGAATATGGATTTTGAAATTTTCTAAAAATTTTGCTTTTACAACGCTAATAATCATTGTTCAACTTTTTTATTCCAACGGATTTATTTAAAATATTCTTGAATCACGAATCAGGACCGCTTGCTCCTCCGCTAAAGCTAGGCGGCACGCGGACGCTAGACGAATCACGACTTCTTGAACCACGACACACAACCGTCCTTTGCACGAAACACGACTAAATGGAATCGACACGCGAGAATATTGCGTGGGTCATTCGTACGCTATGAAAATAAAGAAAGCCTTTACTTTAAAAAGTCATGATTCAAATCGTGATGCTTCAAATTGTCCTGTTTCCTGCCTCCCTTTAGTCCTGTTTCCAAAAGTCGTGTTTCAAATCGTCGTGATTCCATACGTCCTCCTATCCGCCCCTCTTTTGTCGCAAACCTAAAAGTCGTGATTCCCTTTAAGTCGTGATTCAAATCGTCGTCATTCCATACGTCCCTTTTTCCGCCTCTCTTTTGTCGCAAACCAAATAGTCATGATTCCCTTAAGTCGTGATTCAAAACGTCGTGATTCAAAACGTCGTGATTCAAAACGTCGTGTTTCTATACGTCCCTTTTTTCGTCTCTCTTTTGTCGTAAACTAATCGTCGTGATTCCCTTAAGTCGTGATTCAAAACGTCCAGACCCCAAAAAGTCAATTCCTATTTTCCTTTCTCAAAATATCGATAAATGGCCAATTGCGATTGCACCTTCTTCTCCGAATTCCGAACGTATTCGTTTTTCTGTTCAGCATCTATAATTCGGGCTTTTACGTTATCTGCCAATTCGATGTTTATCACATCCTGAATGGTTTTCTTGTGGTCTTCATCCAAAATCGGTGTCACCACTTCAATTCGATGGGTAAGATTTCGGGTCATCCAATCGGCAGAACCTATAAAAATTTCAGGATTGCCGTCATTTCCAAATATATAAATCCGACCGTGCTCAAGAAAACGGTCAACGATACTGGTTATATAGATGTTTTCACTTTGGCCGGTAATTCCTGGCACCAGAGAGCAGATTCCACGGATCAACAACCTTATTTTTACACCGGCATTGCTCGCTTTGTAGAGTTCTTTAATCATCTCCTTATCCTCAAGACTGTTCATTTTTAGAATAATAGAAGCCTCTTTTTTATCATTTGCTAAGGCAATTTCTCTTTCTACCAATTCCGTAAATCTAAGACGGGCAGAAAAAGGGGAAACCAAAAGTTCTTTTGTTTTTGGAACCATTATCTTCTTCTCCAAAACCATGAAAACCCTCTTAACATCCTTCGTGATTTTTTTATTGAAAGTCATTAATCCGAAATCCGTGTAGAGCTCAGCGGTATTTTCATTGAAATTTCCCGTTGCAATGTAAGCGTACCGTTTTACTTTCCCGTCACATTTCTTTTCGATATACAGAATTTTTGAATGTACCTTAATATCAGGATAACTATAAATTACCTTAACTCCGTTTTCTTTAAAAATCTCACCCCATTTTAGATTATTATCTTCGTCAAAACGGGCTTTTACTTCCATAAAAACAGTAACGTCCTTTCCATTCTTTGCGGCCTTGACAATCGCTTTATTAAGAGCGGATTCTGATGCCGTTCGGTAAATAGTTAATTTAATGGTTGTAACATCTTCATCTGAAGCTGCTTCCTCCAGCAATCTAATTACCGGCGCAAAACTTTGATAAGGATAATGCAAAAGTTGATCTTTCTTTTCAATAGTTTCAAAAATCGAATCTGCCTTACTTAAAACAGGGTGTGGAAGAGGTGTTAATTTTGGTAATTCCAGATTCTGTTGTGTAGGATTTGGAAAAGACATAAAGTCTTTAAAATTGTGATAGCGTCCACCCAGGACGATGTCCATATGCGAAACATCCAATACCTTTTTTAAAATTTCCTGAAACGATTCGGGCATTCTAGAATCGATTAAAATCCGCGTGGCTTGTCCCGTATCTCGTCGGGGAAGGGCAGCTTTTATTTTTTCCATCAGGTTGCCAGAATATTCATCTTCAATATAAAGTTCGGCATCCCGAGAAATCTTTATGGAATAAAAGACCATTTTTTTGTCTTCGGAAAATTCCCTTTCCAAATTATATTTTAAAATATCATCGATAAAACTGAGTTCAAAATTTTTTCCATCTTCCGAAGGAAATACAAAAAACCTTGGAACCGATTCCGGAATTTCTACGATGGAATATTCTCTATTGGCAGTTTCTCCGGAGAGATATAAAGTTTCATTTTTCACAAAAACTTCATGTTTCTCTTTGGCAGAAAAACTTTTTACTTCAATAATATCCCTAAGGGATTCTTCGTAATACACCGAAGCAATTTTCTTTTGATTTTCAGAAAACCCTTCATAAGGAACCAAATGAATATCGTGCTCTGCTAATTGAGGAATTATTTTCTCATTAAAAATCCTTCCGAACTCCTTTTGCTGAATATCTACTTGCAGTTTTATTTCCTTTAAAACCCGATTGGGCTTGGTAACCAGTTTTTTTCTAAGTGATTTGTCCAGTCGTTTTATTTGTCGGATATCCGAAACACGTACCCGAAAAAATTCATCTAAGTTAGAGGAAAAAATAGCCAGAAATTTGATCCGCTCATACAACGGATTACGCTCATCGGCGGCTTCCTGTAAAACGCGATGATTAAAACGCAGCCAGGAGAGATCGCGATGATAAAACTTATTGTTATAGAGTGATGCCATAAATTTCCGCTAAGACGGATATCTCGTTTAAGGTAAATTCGTAATCCTTCAAAGGAAATGATTTATGGCGGAAAGTGCTGTTTTGGAAATGTTAAGGTTTGGACGTTACAAAAATTGGAATGGATTTCGCGTCGATTAAAATAACCCATGCAACTGAGCATCTATTCTATTTATCACTTCTCCCAGATGTTCAGGATCATCGACGAAATTGATGGTATCCACATCAAAAATTATAAGGTTTCCCTTGTCGTAACCATGGACCCAAGCTTCGTAACGCTCGTTTAACCGACTGAGATAATCGATGCTAATTGAAGTCTCGTATTCTCTACCTCTATTGTGAATTTGCTTAACCAAATTGGGGATGCTGCTTCTAAGATATATCAGTAAATCCGGAGCTTTGGTTACACTTTCCATCAATTCAAAAAGAGAACGATAATTTTCAAAGTCACGATTAGTCATCAAGCCCATTGCGTGAAGGTTTGGTGCAAAAATATAGGCGTCCTCGTAAATAGTTCGATCCTGAATTACATCCTTTCCTTTTTCACGGATTTCGAGAATCTGACGGAAACGACTGTTCAAAAAATATATTTGAAGGTTGAATGACCATCGCTCCATCTGATTGTAAAAGTCGTCGAGATAAGGATTGTCATCCACCTCCTCATAATGGGGCTGCCATTTATAATGTTTTGCCAATAAACGTGTAAGAGTAGTTTTACCGGAACCAATGTTTCCTGCAATCGCAACATGCATATTTATTCTTTCTTAGGAAGGGTTAGTGTAAAAGTGTGCAAATTTTTGCCGTCATAAATATAAAG includes:
- a CDS encoding tetratricopeptide repeat protein — encoded protein: MSCFSPSGGVAEGRGGPFHLGLTKIILLALVIFIFPPCTNAQSSYKQAEKYFKEKKFVQAKPIFENFLKQNPHDKKTQEYLGDIAAYAADWDTAISYYKDLVNEEESNADFHFKYGAAMGMKAMSISKIRALGYIGPIKHQLQTAAKLDPQHIDSRWALIEFYIALPGILGGSEKKALEYAKELSQISPVDGYLAKGYVAEECDRPQDAERYYKKAIEVGGSPHTYEKLAALYEKNHQPGKAIETAAKSFKLHKRNQLNYEIGRICAEYNLEPQYGIDCLKEYVANYTLEDGVTKEWAYYHIAQIYKNLDDKKNALIWIDKALSAKRDFPQGKKEKSIILSL
- a CDS encoding DUF4136 domain-containing protein encodes the protein MKFLSTISMVLLLVSCGASVAVDYDKNVDFSKYTSYNFYPSIDSGLTELDDSRIMQIADSLFQGRGFEKSNSPQLYINFYARENISNSRSTLGIGIGGSGSNVGVGVSGGIPIGGRIINQQLTMDFIDVSKDDLVWQAVADGELKERATPEQKEAYYLAIIEKILKKYPPGKK
- the obgE gene encoding GTPase ObgE, coding for MTEGNFVDYVKIHVTSGKGGQGSRHMRREKYIPKGGPDGGDGGRGGHVIIRADKNLWTLYHLKFKKHFRAEHGESGGKQTSTGADGADVYVDVPLGTVVRDKETNDILFELTEDGEQKVIVKGGRGGMGNAHFKTATNQTPRYAQPGEEGVELDIILELKILADVGLVGFPNAGKSTLLSVITAAKPKIDNYEFTTLKPNLGIVEYRNHQTFVVADIPGIIEGAAEGKGIGHRFLRHIERNSTLLFLIPADAQDIKEQYEILVDELRRYNPELLDKERLVAISKSDMLDEELKAEMKVLLDKDFKGIPYLFISSVAHQGLTELKDKLWEMLH
- a CDS encoding MgtC/SapB family protein → MDYQDLITLGISFGLGLLVGLQRENTKHETAGVRTFTLIAILGTVAGFLTRDFDNPYILPVFGIAITALMITANLVISKRDENPTAGQTTEVAVLLIFALGAYLVLGNQIIAVIIGGTLAILLYIKERLHEIIHKLKDKELGAIMTFVGISLVILPILPDKTYGPLDVLNPRNIWLMVTLIVGISVLGYFVYKWVGKKAGMISNGILGGIISSTATTVSYARNAAKESTLSKVSAFVIIASVTVSLIRVIIEIGIVVPEKLGSLMLPFALLFLFMTVLSIIIFYTVSKDKALEDMPEPKNPAQFKSAFIFGLLYGLILLAVAFTEKEFGNEGLYIISIIGGLAKKDAITLSLAQSIKGGLATDLGWRLIMTGVLANFAFKIVLVGVLGNKKLLKWVGGALVISIIFGLLLIWLWPETWSF
- a CDS encoding App1 family protein is translated as MNPFRKDPSQIIPFRSYGTSNHLYAKGRALEDENIDLSKKGFLTMLWIAYKRFGTVLIKHTDLLLTLPNGQKIEIKTDNQGYYLIDQTIKSLWELVDADGVLSYEISFNDTRHKKRTFGDNKFKGEIMIPSETAKFGVISDIDDTIIHTGLTSRFKWQVIKNTIFKRAEKRIPLEGAADFYNTLHNGKSGNECNPIFYVSHGPWNLYRYLELFLKANKFPKGAILLRDFVNPLTKRFHKTSESEKPEKQKEILNILKTYPKLCFILIGDSGEHDPDIYIEIAEAHPERILAIYMRSVSHRKKMIRVRGLFKEYETVPVLLVEDSKAAVEHAKEMGFI
- a CDS encoding DUF2442 domain-containing protein; this translates as MESSILNDSRKVFEPLKNKDYFKKFSLDNWTIVWPNDFGFAPEFLYELTVRQNKSLEKRKYELVFRINF
- the ppk1 gene encoding polyphosphate kinase 1, whose product is MASLYNNKFYHRDLSWLRFNHRVLQEAADERNPLYERIKFLAIFSSNLDEFFRVRVSDIRQIKRLDKSLRKKLVTKPNRVLKEIKLQVDIQQKEFGRIFNEKIIPQLAEHDIHLVPYEGFSENQKKIASVYYEESLRDIIEVKSFSAKEKHEVFVKNETLYLSGETANREYSIVEIPESVPRFFVFPSEDGKNFELSFIDDILKYNLEREFSEDKKMVFYSIKISRDAELYIEDEYSGNLMEKIKAALPRRDTGQATRILIDSRMPESFQEILKKVLDVSHMDIVLGGRYHNFKDFMSFPNPTQQNLELPKLTPLPHPVLSKADSIFETIEKKDQLLHYPYQSFAPVIRLLEEAASDEDVTTIKLTIYRTASESALNKAIVKAAKNGKDVTVFMEVKARFDEDNNLKWGEIFKENGVKVIYSYPDIKVHSKILYIEKKCDGKVKRYAYIATGNFNENTAELYTDFGLMTFNKKITKDVKRVFMVLEKKIMVPKTKELLVSPFSARLRFTELVEREIALANDKKEASIILKMNSLEDKEMIKELYKASNAGVKIRLLIRGICSLVPGITGQSENIYITSIVDRFLEHGRIYIFGNDGNPEIFIGSADWMTRNLTHRIEVVTPILDEDHKKTIQDVINIELADNVKARIIDAEQKNEYVRNSEKKVQSQLAIYRYFEKGK
- a CDS encoding deoxynucleoside kinase — encoded protein: MHVAIAGNIGSGKTTLTRLLAKHYKWQPHYEEVDDNPYLDDFYNQMERWSFNLQIYFLNSRFRQILEIREKGKDVIQDRTIYEDAYIFAPNLHAMGLMTNRDFENYRSLFELMESVTKAPDLLIYLRSSIPNLVKQIHNRGREYETSISIDYLSRLNERYEAWVHGYDKGNLIIFDVDTINFVDDPEHLGEVINRIDAQLHGLF